From Halococcus saccharolyticus DSM 5350, the proteins below share one genomic window:
- the nikR gene encoding nickel-responsive transcriptional regulator NikR, whose translation MTVVSVSMPEELLDRIDEFSDEHGYTGRSEVVRDAARELLGEFEDARLEDRDLMAVVTVLFDYETTSVEERMMGLRHEHEDLVAANFHSHVGSHYCMELFILDGSLETISAFVGKIRATRDTLSVDYSVMPVDDFTAAAIED comes from the coding sequence ATGACCGTCGTCAGTGTCTCGATGCCCGAAGAACTCCTAGACCGGATCGACGAGTTCAGCGACGAACACGGTTACACCGGCCGGAGCGAGGTTGTCCGCGACGCCGCGCGCGAACTCCTCGGCGAGTTCGAGGATGCTCGACTCGAGGACCGCGATCTCATGGCGGTCGTCACAGTCCTGTTCGACTACGAGACCACGAGCGTCGAAGAACGGATGATGGGGCTCCGTCACGAACACGAGGACCTCGTCGCGGCGAACTTCCACAGCCACGTCGGCAGCCACTACTGTATGGAGCTGTTCATCCTCGACGGCTCACTCGAAACCATCTCGGCGTTCGTCGGCAAGATCCGCGCGACCCGGGACACGCTCAGCGTGGATTACTCGGTGATGCCGGTCGACGACTTCACCGCGGCGGCTATCGAGGACTGA
- a CDS encoding DUF7503 family protein, translated as MSEDNTDVRSQLKNHPKALSALFGLMILLSQAGSAAAGNMGVISGP; from the coding sequence ATGTCCGAAGACAACACCGACGTTCGGTCGCAGCTCAAGAACCACCCGAAAGCACTCAGCGCACTGTTCGGCCTGATGATTCTGCTGTCACAGGCAGGGTCTGCGGCTGCCGGCAACATGGGCGTAATTAGTGGCCCGTAG
- a CDS encoding hybrid sensor histidine kinase/response regulator yields MGDPIRVLCVDDDPATLEIAASFLDRNGLDVVTETSARDALDRLDEAIDCIVSDYEMPAIDGLELLETVRDDHPDLPFILFTGKGNEAIASEAISAGVTDYLRKETGTDQYTVLANRIENAVEKRRAERELARTESRYRRLVEQTLVGIYIIQDDRIRYANPKLAAIFGYDPDELVGRSPLTVVAESDRDRVADSLAARQTGEIDEVNYTFTGVTKSGTPVEIEAHGGSIDLDGDPAVMGVLREVNDRHRREYALRALHDATGDLMRAHTPEAVVDRAVAAAEDVLGFPVAVIRLHSPETDTLDPVAVTETAIDVLGERPKYDRDEALPWRALESGEPVIADGSLAGRATNDLPLESALYVSIDDHGTLSIGSPDDTFDDADVRLAQVLAANTAAALDRVANEAELERQNERLEEFASVVSHDLRNPLGLARGRLELAHEEHPSEHHDDIQWALSRMDSLIEDLLALARQGEVVDETTTVSLATIAEAAWMEIDDETASFVHDDLGEIEADPDRLQRLFGNLFRNAVEHGSTSPRSHDREDAVEHGSTSPRSRTHEDTVEHSSTSSRSEAGDAIEHGSMSRQASPDDGSSVTVRVERLPDGGFAVADDGPGIPDDESDRVFESGYSTGEGTGLGLAIVRTIAEAHGWQVLITKSDTGGARIEVHTRG; encoded by the coding sequence ATGGGCGATCCGATCCGGGTGCTCTGCGTCGACGACGACCCGGCTACCCTCGAGATCGCCGCGTCGTTTCTCGATCGGAACGGCCTCGACGTGGTGACCGAAACCAGCGCCCGCGACGCCCTCGACCGACTCGACGAAGCCATCGATTGTATCGTCAGCGACTACGAGATGCCGGCGATCGATGGTCTCGAACTCCTTGAGACGGTCCGCGACGACCACCCTGACTTGCCCTTCATCCTCTTCACCGGGAAGGGCAACGAGGCCATCGCGAGCGAGGCCATCTCCGCCGGTGTCACCGATTATCTCCGCAAGGAAACCGGCACCGACCAGTACACGGTGCTCGCCAACCGGATCGAGAACGCGGTCGAAAAGCGTCGGGCCGAGCGCGAACTCGCCCGCACGGAGTCGCGTTACCGACGGCTGGTCGAACAGACCCTCGTCGGTATCTACATCATCCAAGACGATCGTATCCGGTACGCGAATCCGAAGCTTGCTGCCATCTTCGGCTACGATCCCGACGAACTCGTTGGTCGCTCTCCACTCACGGTCGTGGCCGAGTCCGACCGCGATCGCGTCGCCGACAGTCTCGCCGCCCGCCAAACCGGCGAAATCGACGAGGTCAACTACACCTTCACCGGGGTCACCAAGAGCGGTACGCCGGTCGAGATCGAGGCTCACGGAGGTTCGATCGATCTCGACGGCGATCCAGCGGTGATGGGCGTTCTCCGCGAGGTGAACGACCGCCACCGCCGGGAGTACGCACTCCGCGCACTCCACGATGCGACCGGCGATCTGATGCGAGCCCACACTCCCGAAGCCGTCGTCGATCGGGCTGTCGCCGCCGCCGAGGACGTCCTCGGGTTCCCAGTGGCGGTGATCAGACTCCACAGCCCGGAAACCGATACGCTCGATCCGGTGGCCGTGACCGAGACAGCTATCGACGTGCTCGGTGAACGCCCGAAGTACGATCGCGACGAGGCACTTCCGTGGCGAGCGCTCGAATCGGGTGAACCCGTGATCGCGGACGGAAGTCTCGCAGGGCGCGCAACGAACGACCTCCCGCTCGAAAGCGCACTGTACGTCTCGATCGACGATCACGGCACGCTCAGCATCGGCTCGCCCGACGACACCTTCGACGATGCCGACGTTCGACTCGCCCAAGTGCTCGCGGCGAACACCGCGGCAGCGCTCGATCGCGTCGCCAACGAGGCCGAACTCGAACGCCAGAACGAACGGCTGGAGGAGTTCGCGAGCGTCGTGAGCCACGACCTCAGAAACCCGCTCGGTCTCGCACGAGGCCGACTCGAACTCGCCCACGAGGAACATCCCTCCGAACACCACGACGACATTCAGTGGGCGCTCTCCCGGATGGATTCGCTGATCGAGGACTTGCTCGCGCTCGCACGACAGGGTGAGGTCGTCGACGAAACCACGACCGTCTCGCTCGCCACGATCGCCGAGGCCGCGTGGATGGAGATCGACGACGAAACCGCGTCGTTCGTCCACGACGACCTCGGTGAGATCGAGGCCGATCCCGACCGCCTCCAGCGACTGTTCGGCAACCTGTTCCGAAATGCCGTAGAGCACGGCTCCACAAGCCCTCGCTCGCACGATCGCGAGGACGCTGTGGAACACGGTTCGACAAGCCCTCGTTCGAGAACTCACGAGGACACCGTGGAGCACAGCTCCACGAGTAGCCGGTCGGAGGCCGGCGACGCCATCGAGCACGGTTCGATGAGCAGGCAGGCGTCGCCCGACGACGGCTCATCGGTGACCGTCCGAGTAGAGCGTCTCCCCGACGGCGGTTTCGCGGTTGCGGACGACGGGCCAGGCATCCCCGACGACGAGAGCGACCGCGTCTTCGAGAGTGGGTACTCGACCGGCGAGGGGACGGGATTGGGGCTCGCTATTGTCAGGACCATCGCCGAAGCCCACGGCTGGCAGGTCTTGATCACTAAGAGCGATACCGGCGGTGCACGGATCGAGGTCCACACTCGCGGCTAA
- a CDS encoding thiolase domain-containing protein, translated as MARASIVGAGMTKFGVHERPLPDLFADAAFDAFDDSGIEPPEIEALYFGNAMGGMTENDTHLAPTLASHIGCTGVPAQRFEDACATSANAFKHAVEAVESGRHDVVLAGGVERCTPETGLGTGAMTKVFVSAAHRQYEQPAGLTFPGVFALLTKRHMHEYGTTEEHLAEVAVKNHYNGTLNPRAHFGRETTVEKVLDSPIVADPFHLMDCCPFSDGASAVVVASEEAAESFENPVDVAGVGHATDVVPLADKDALPATQAARDAASQAYDQAGTTADAIDFAEIHDCFTGAEVMATEALGLFEDGAGGPAAAAGRTALDGDVPVNPSGGLKAKGHPLGATGTAQLVELTEQLRGEAGERQLDDPERAVAHNLGGDAATTVVTVMEARQ; from the coding sequence ATGGCACGAGCTTCCATCGTCGGTGCGGGAATGACGAAGTTCGGCGTTCACGAACGGCCGTTGCCGGACCTGTTCGCCGATGCCGCGTTCGACGCGTTCGACGATTCGGGGATCGAACCTCCCGAAATCGAGGCGCTCTATTTCGGCAACGCGATGGGTGGGATGACCGAGAACGATACTCACCTCGCACCCACGCTCGCCTCGCACATCGGCTGTACGGGCGTTCCCGCCCAGCGCTTCGAGGACGCGTGTGCCACCTCGGCGAACGCGTTCAAACACGCGGTCGAGGCGGTCGAATCCGGCCGTCACGACGTGGTGCTCGCCGGTGGCGTCGAACGCTGTACACCCGAAACCGGGCTTGGCACCGGCGCGATGACGAAGGTCTTCGTCAGCGCCGCCCACCGTCAGTACGAACAGCCCGCCGGCCTCACCTTCCCCGGCGTATTCGCGCTGCTCACCAAGCGCCACATGCACGAGTACGGCACCACCGAAGAGCATCTCGCCGAGGTCGCGGTCAAGAACCACTACAACGGGACGCTCAATCCGCGTGCGCATTTCGGCCGGGAGACAACAGTAGAGAAGGTGCTCGATTCGCCGATCGTCGCCGACCCGTTCCACCTGATGGACTGCTGTCCGTTCTCGGACGGGGCGTCGGCGGTCGTGGTCGCCAGCGAGGAGGCCGCCGAGAGCTTCGAGAACCCGGTCGACGTTGCGGGCGTGGGCCACGCGACCGACGTGGTCCCGCTCGCGGACAAGGACGCCCTCCCGGCGACCCAGGCTGCCCGGGATGCGGCGAGTCAGGCGTACGACCAGGCGGGAACGACCGCCGACGCGATCGATTTCGCGGAGATCCACGACTGCTTCACGGGGGCCGAAGTGATGGCGACCGAGGCACTCGGACTCTTCGAGGACGGTGCGGGCGGCCCGGCAGCGGCAGCGGGCCGGACCGCCCTGGATGGCGACGTACCGGTGAACCCCTCGGGCGGACTGAAAGCGAAGGGCCACCCTCTCGGAGCGACCGGCACCGCACAGCTGGTCGAACTCACCGAGCAACTCCGCGGCGAGGCTGGCGAGCGCCAGCTTGACGATCCCGAGCGTGCGGTCGCACACAACCTGGGTGGCGACGCCGCGACCACCGTCGTCACGGTGATGGAGGCCCGCCAATGA
- a CDS encoding Zn-ribbon domain-containing OB-fold protein, translating into MSGSEPSADRLDYVEWADRLRDGELLGQECAECGHTTAAPKAACAQCGSRTIATVTLPTTGTVHSETTIAVAPEGFEGEYQVAVVRLGDAKILGRIDDTVDIGDRVSFTDVVTADDHPAPVFTPV; encoded by the coding sequence ATGAGCGGTTCCGAACCGAGCGCCGACCGGCTCGATTACGTCGAGTGGGCAGACCGCCTCCGCGACGGCGAACTGCTCGGCCAGGAATGTGCGGAGTGCGGCCACACGACCGCGGCCCCGAAAGCCGCGTGCGCGCAGTGCGGCTCGCGGACGATCGCCACCGTCACGCTGCCGACGACCGGCACCGTCCACTCCGAAACCACGATCGCGGTTGCACCCGAAGGATTCGAGGGCGAGTACCAGGTCGCCGTGGTTCGGCTCGGCGACGCCAAGATACTCGGCCGGATCGACGATACCGTCGACATCGGCGATCGCGTCTCGTTCACCGATGTCGTGACTGCCGACGACCACCCAGCGCCCGTCTTCACCCCTGTCTGA
- a CDS encoding MFS transporter has product MNTDRVVLATMIFAVLFGQVALYPGVPELVAALGATTTLDAGTWFLAAEYAGFVLFAGVWGALSDATGRRVPLIVAGALGGVASYAALIGLAEVAGIGFGAMLVLRFIEGSFTIAAFSLSITMLMDLEGGHGRNMGAAGIAIGSGTALGAPLGGQLSSIGPLMPIAVAAGLLCVVALLATQVTDRVPESQRGGIGAAIAGLTERPALGLPYAFGFADRFTAGFFALVGTLYFRQTFDLDAGAAGIVLGLFFAPFALGQYPMGRLSDRIGRLLPVVAGSVLYGGAILAVYLAPTIEIASATMVLLGIAGALVAPATMALVTDLAPDDRGTAMGGFNVFGSLGFLVGTVGGGVIADNVGFGAAFLAAAALEAGIVLVTLPLLVRLDIPRATLFGDREST; this is encoded by the coding sequence GTGAACACCGATCGTGTGGTGCTGGCGACGATGATCTTCGCGGTGCTGTTCGGGCAGGTGGCGCTCTACCCCGGCGTCCCGGAGCTCGTGGCGGCGCTCGGCGCGACCACGACGCTCGACGCAGGCACGTGGTTCCTCGCGGCCGAGTACGCCGGCTTCGTGCTCTTCGCTGGCGTCTGGGGCGCGCTGAGTGACGCCACCGGCCGGCGAGTGCCCTTGATCGTCGCTGGCGCGCTCGGCGGCGTGGCGAGCTACGCGGCGTTGATCGGTCTCGCCGAGGTCGCAGGGATCGGGTTCGGCGCGATGCTCGTCCTCCGCTTCATCGAGGGGAGTTTCACCATCGCGGCGTTCTCGCTCTCGATCACGATGCTGATGGATCTGGAGGGAGGCCACGGCCGGAACATGGGGGCGGCGGGCATCGCCATCGGCTCCGGGACGGCGCTCGGCGCACCCCTCGGCGGCCAGCTCTCGTCGATCGGTCCGCTCATGCCGATCGCTGTTGCTGCCGGTCTCCTCTGTGTCGTCGCGCTGTTGGCGACTCAAGTGACCGACCGAGTTCCCGAGAGCCAGCGTGGTGGTATCGGGGCCGCGATCGCTGGCCTCACCGAACGGCCCGCACTCGGCCTCCCCTACGCCTTCGGCTTCGCCGACCGGTTCACGGCGGGCTTTTTCGCACTCGTCGGCACGCTCTACTTCCGGCAGACCTTCGATCTCGACGCGGGCGCGGCGGGCATCGTGCTCGGCCTGTTCTTCGCGCCGTTCGCGCTCGGCCAGTACCCGATGGGGCGGCTCTCGGACCGCATCGGTCGACTCCTTCCGGTCGTCGCGGGATCGGTGCTCTACGGGGGTGCCATCCTCGCGGTCTATCTCGCGCCCACGATCGAGATCGCGAGCGCGACGATGGTCCTGCTCGGGATCGCCGGCGCGCTCGTCGCTCCGGCCACGATGGCGCTCGTCACGGACCTCGCTCCCGACGATCGGGGCACCGCGATGGGTGGGTTCAACGTCTTCGGGAGTCTCGGCTTCCTCGTGGGAACCGTCGGCGGCGGCGTGATCGCTGACAACGTTGGCTTCGGCGCTGCCTTTCTCGCTGCCGCCGCGCTCGAAGCTGGGATCGTCCTCGTCACACTCCCGCTACTCGTCCGACTCGACATCCCCCGAGCGACGCTGTTCGGCGATCGGGAATCGACCTGA
- a CDS encoding PadR family transcriptional regulator: MEDLNAFQRDLLYVNESVGEASGLEIKDVLDSHYDEEIDTSRLYPNLDELVDRGLIDKGSIDGRTNSYTLSEEGHQALAARREWEESLKPTD, from the coding sequence ATGGAAGACCTCAATGCGTTTCAACGAGATCTGTTGTATGTCAATGAGAGCGTAGGAGAAGCATCGGGCTTAGAAATCAAGGATGTTCTCGATAGCCACTATGATGAGGAGATTGATACAAGTCGTCTCTATCCGAATCTCGATGAACTGGTTGATCGAGGATTGATCGACAAAGGAAGTATAGATGGTCGGACAAATTCGTACACTCTTTCCGAAGAAGGTCACCAAGCGCTCGCCGCACGACGAGAGTGGGAAGAAAGTTTAAAACCAACTGATTAG
- a CDS encoding UPF0175 family protein — MARITGSYPEDLELLIEGTVEAGVFGGKSDALREFAREYFDDHDNERLVAAVTLYENETITLGDAARLAGEDRWTMREILRDHGVDLRLGLADETDAEYEAEAARTLEFSDEDEADATTPSE; from the coding sequence ATGGCGCGTATCACCGGCTCGTACCCGGAGGACCTGGAACTCCTCATCGAGGGAACTGTCGAGGCCGGCGTGTTCGGTGGGAAAAGCGATGCGCTCCGCGAATTCGCACGGGAGTACTTCGACGATCACGACAACGAACGACTGGTCGCGGCTGTCACGCTCTACGAGAACGAGACGATCACGCTCGGGGATGCTGCCCGACTGGCAGGTGAAGACCGCTGGACGATGCGGGAAATCCTCCGCGATCACGGCGTTGACCTCCGTCTTGGCCTCGCCGACGAGACGGATGCCGAGTACGAAGCCGAGGCCGCCCGCACGCTCGAATTCAGTGACGAGGACGAAGCCGATGCGACGACGCCGTCGGAATGA
- a CDS encoding cbb3-type cytochrome c oxidase subunit I, with amino-acid sequence MGFVLLGVVVWLTRIEDWRSYTPLAGGSGAVSEESGYAHEEKPGGIIRWFTTVDHKDIGMLYGAYAVIAFSVGGIMVMLMRAELIAPATDVIGAEFYNSLLTSHGITMLFLFGTPVLAAFGNYFIPLLIGADDMAFPRINAIAFWLLPPGALLIWGGFFTAPIASLDIVPAQTAWTMYTPLAAGVGSGTQANVGVDFMLLGLHLTGVSATMGAINFIATIFTERGPDVNWANLDMFSWTMLTQSGLILFAFPLLGSALIMLLLDRNFATTFFAAGEGGGPILWQHLFWFFGHPEVYILVLPPMGLVSLILPKFSGRKLFGFKFVVYSTLAIGVLSFGVWAHHMFATGIDPRIRASFMAVSLAIAIPSAVKTFNWTTTMWGGNVKLTAPMLFCIGFVSNFIIGGVTGVFLAAIPVNLVLHDTYYVVGHFHYIVMGAIGFAVFAGLYYWYPIFTGKMYQRKLAKAHFWLSMIGTNLTFFAMLYLGYLGMPRRYATYDFPIGPVNIITVFHQIATLGALIIFVGQVIWVWNFVQSWYEAPSMEDVDPWNLKETGQFTHEWQWHERRTETAIADGGEDTESGATENQSR; translated from the coding sequence ATGGGCTTTGTCCTTTTGGGCGTAGTGGTCTGGCTCACCCGGATCGAGGACTGGCGATCGTACACGCCGCTTGCGGGCGGGAGCGGAGCTGTTAGTGAAGAGAGTGGCTATGCACATGAGGAAAAGCCCGGTGGGATCATTCGATGGTTCACGACGGTCGATCACAAGGACATCGGAATGCTGTACGGAGCCTACGCAGTCATCGCGTTCTCTGTCGGCGGGATCATGGTCATGCTGATGCGAGCGGAGCTCATCGCGCCCGCCACCGACGTCATCGGCGCAGAGTTCTACAACTCGCTGTTGACGAGTCACGGTATCACGATGCTGTTCCTGTTCGGGACACCCGTGCTCGCGGCGTTCGGGAACTACTTCATTCCTCTCCTGATCGGCGCGGACGACATGGCGTTCCCGCGGATCAACGCCATCGCGTTCTGGCTCCTCCCGCCCGGCGCGCTTTTGATCTGGGGCGGATTTTTCACTGCGCCGATCGCGAGCCTCGACATCGTTCCGGCACAGACCGCGTGGACGATGTACACCCCGCTGGCGGCGGGCGTTGGCAGCGGCACTCAGGCGAACGTCGGCGTCGACTTCATGCTGCTCGGTCTCCACCTTACCGGCGTCTCGGCGACCATGGGGGCAATCAACTTCATCGCCACCATCTTCACCGAGCGCGGTCCCGACGTGAACTGGGCGAACCTCGATATGTTTTCATGGACCATGCTGACTCAGTCCGGGCTGATTCTGTTCGCGTTCCCACTGCTCGGCAGCGCTCTCATCATGCTGCTGCTCGACCGCAACTTCGCGACGACCTTCTTTGCGGCCGGGGAGGGTGGCGGGCCGATCCTCTGGCAGCACCTCTTTTGGTTCTTCGGCCACCCTGAGGTGTACATCCTCGTCTTGCCGCCGATGGGGCTCGTCAGTCTGATACTGCCGAAATTCTCGGGGCGGAAGCTGTTCGGGTTCAAGTTCGTGGTCTACTCGACGCTGGCGATCGGAGTCCTCTCCTTTGGCGTCTGGGCCCACCACATGTTCGCGACCGGGATCGACCCGCGGATCCGGGCGAGCTTCATGGCCGTGTCACTGGCAATTGCGATCCCGAGTGCGGTTAAGACGTTCAACTGGACCACTACAATGTGGGGTGGTAACGTCAAACTGACCGCACCGATGCTGTTCTGTATCGGGTTCGTTTCGAACTTCATCATCGGCGGCGTGACTGGCGTGTTCCTCGCTGCGATCCCGGTGAACCTCGTACTCCACGACACCTACTACGTGGTCGGTCACTTCCACTACATTGTGATGGGCGCCATCGGCTTTGCGGTGTTCGCCGGACTATACTACTGGTATCCGATCTTTACTGGGAAGATGTACCAACGGAAGTTGGCGAAGGCTCACTTCTGGCTCTCGATGATCGGGACCAATCTCACGTTCTTCGCGATGCTGTACCTCGGCTATCTCGGGATGCCCCGGCGGTACGCAACGTACGATTTCCCGATCGGACCGGTGAACATCATCACCGTTTTCCACCAGATCGCGACGCTCGGCGCGCTGATCATCTTCGTCGGCCAGGTCATCTGGGTCTGGAACTTCGTCCAATCGTGGTACGAAGCCCCCTCGATGGAGGATGTCGATCCGTGGAACCTGAAGGAGACCGGTCAGTTCACTCACGAGTGGCAGTGGCACGAACGCCGGACCGAGACCGCGATCGCCGATGGTGGAGAAGATACAGAAAGTGGGGCTACGGAGAACCAATCCCGATAG
- a CDS encoding cupin domain-containing protein yields MVDITTIDDLEETPHAEVFERREPRTVRLQLAAEQRIPRHQHPGTSIVLHLLEGQLELTLDDEEYSLSAGDLARFSGDREISPYAIEESSAVLIFAPTGEDA; encoded by the coding sequence ATGGTTGACATCACCACCATCGATGATCTCGAAGAAACGCCACATGCAGAGGTGTTCGAGCGACGCGAACCGCGTACCGTCCGACTCCAGCTTGCTGCCGAGCAACGGATTCCTCGACACCAACATCCGGGAACGAGTATCGTCTTGCATTTGCTCGAAGGGCAACTCGAACTCACGCTCGATGATGAGGAGTATTCGTTGTCCGCTGGAGACCTCGCTCGATTCAGTGGCGACCGTGAGATCTCACCGTACGCGATCGAAGAAAGCAGCGCCGTTCTGATCTTCGCACCGACAGGCGAAGACGCCTGA
- a CDS encoding phosphotransacetylase family protein, with protein sequence MNPILFTSTDESTGKTAIALAVARIADERGVKTGYMKPKGTRLQSNVGKTLDEDPLLARKLLDLDAEVHELEPVVYSQTLIESALRGQADSEELRERITESYRGLADDQDLIVVEGGNRLSTGGIIDLTDRAVAELLDARVVLITHYDEPGDVDDLLAAIQQLGEVDGVLFNGVSDDDYDDVMTDVIPFLENRGIPILGVVPHQRALAGITVADLADELGARILTDEAPLDGLLERVTVGAMGPEAALGQFRRTRSAAMITGGDRPEIQTAALQASGVICLLLTGGHSPPQAVLGRAEEAGVPVLLVSSDTITAVDRAEDAIDSGPARSADTVERMQSLLTEHLDIDTLLDCE encoded by the coding sequence ATGAACCCGATACTGTTCACTTCGACCGACGAAAGCACCGGGAAGACGGCCATCGCACTCGCAGTCGCGCGCATCGCCGACGAACGAGGCGTGAAGACTGGCTACATGAAACCGAAAGGCACGCGCCTGCAAAGCAACGTCGGGAAGACCCTCGACGAGGATCCGCTGCTCGCACGCAAGTTACTTGACCTCGACGCCGAGGTTCACGAATTAGAGCCGGTGGTGTACTCACAGACGCTCATCGAGAGCGCACTTCGGGGTCAAGCCGATTCAGAAGAGTTGCGTGAGCGCATCACAGAAAGCTATCGCGGACTCGCCGACGATCAGGACTTAATAGTGGTGGAGGGGGGCAACCGACTCTCGACGGGAGGGATTATCGACCTCACCGACCGAGCAGTCGCGGAGCTGCTCGATGCGCGGGTGGTACTCATCACACACTACGACGAGCCCGGCGATGTGGACGATCTCCTCGCGGCGATCCAGCAGCTCGGTGAGGTTGATGGCGTACTGTTCAACGGTGTGTCGGACGACGACTATGATGACGTGATGACCGACGTCATCCCCTTCCTCGAAAACCGGGGGATACCGATCCTTGGCGTGGTGCCCCACCAGCGTGCGCTCGCGGGCATCACGGTTGCAGACCTCGCCGACGAACTCGGAGCACGGATCCTTACTGACGAGGCTCCCCTGGATGGACTCCTCGAACGGGTCACCGTCGGTGCGATGGGTCCCGAAGCTGCGCTCGGGCAGTTCCGTCGCACGCGCTCGGCCGCAATGATCACCGGCGGCGACCGGCCCGAGATTCAGACCGCAGCACTGCAAGCGTCCGGCGTCATCTGTCTGCTCCTCACCGGTGGACATAGCCCTCCACAGGCCGTTCTCGGACGCGCCGAGGAGGCTGGCGTGCCGGTACTACTCGTCTCCTCCGATACGATCACGGCTGTCGACCGTGCCGAAGACGCCATCGACTCCGGCCCAGCACGGAGTGCTGACACCGTCGAACGGATGCAGTCGCTGCTCACGGAGCATCTCGATATCGACACATTACTCGATTGCGAGTAG